The sequence GATTAACCTTTACAGTAGCTAAATTTTTAGTTTGGATAGTAATTGAAATATATACCTTTTTGTCAAAATCTACTTCGTTATATTTATCATCTTCCATTTTAATTTGAATAGTTGCCGGATACCACTGATTGACAATATTAAAGGGGATATTTATTGTATCTAATAAAATTTCATTTGTATTCCCTTTAACTAATTCCACAACCTCTTCCTTTAGCCTTAATAATTCCCTTGTTTTATTAGGGTTTATTTTTTGAACTCCGTTTTCTGGAATCTCTTGAGCTAAGTCCCCTTTATTTTCCCTGATATTTGGAGAAAGTTCTTCTATTTTCCCTAAAATATCGAAAAGTTTTAGGATACTTCTATTTTCAACAGCATTTTTTAGGAAAGGAACTAATTTATTATCAAGATTTTCAAAAAGAACAGTTTCGTTAGCATTATTTTCTGTTAAAATGATGTGGTCTTTGTAAATATTTCTTAGTTCCGTTTTTATTTCTTCTATTTGAGTTTCAGGGCTTGGGTTATCTTGGGGTTTAGCTAATTCTTGAGTATCATCTTTTAGCAATCCTTTAATTAGTGAAATAATTTTTTCAGGAGTTGATTGCTCTACTAAATGGATGATTTCAGGTTTTATTGGCAGGTCTTTTTTAAATAATGTAATTGCAATTGAAAGTTGGTGAAAGAAATTAGGTTTTTCTAGAGGGGGTAAGTTTTTGTCTAATAATTCAACGGTTTCTCTAGTTACCGGTAAGTTGTTTAGTAATAGTTCTTTGGCAATATTTACCCTTTTATCATCTACTATTATGTTCAATTCTCTTAGGGAATTAATAAAGGGATCTTCATTTGGGATTTCAGGACTAGAAGTTAGTACGTTAAACCTTTGTTCACCATTTTCTATTCCAAGGTAAGTTAATTTGACAATATCCCCTTTGTTTAAATTTAAAGGAATATCAATTCTCCCTTTTATTATATCTTTGCCTAGTTTTAGCACTAATTGATCATCTAATAGTTCTAAAATCTTGACTAGGATTACATCTCCAGGTTTTAAGTTATTAATTTTACTTTCCTTAAAGTCATTTTGTTTTTTCAGTAAATTGATTAGGGTTAAGCCTAAAGTATCCATCTATTTCACCCCTTTATTATAATAAAGAGCTTGTCCTATTTGAATCTTTGTAATATAATTAAATTAGTTTAAATAATAGAGGTTCTTAATTATGATTTTGGAGGTGTTATAATGAAAGGTACATTAATGGCAGCATGGATGAATTCAGCAAAAAAGTTATATAGTACTGAAGTAGTTGAGAAAAATATGAAACAAGCTAACTGGGATAAAGAATACATAATCAAACCTACCGATGATATTCAAGAAGATATTCCTAGAAAAATAATGGCTGGAATTGCTAAAGATGTAGGTAAACCATTATCTGAGGTTTGGCAAGCAATTGGTAAAGAAAATATTAACTCTTTCTTTAAGTTATATCCCAGTTATTTTAAACAACAAAACCTCTTTTCTTTTTTAAACTCAATGGATGATATACATACAATTATAACTAACAAAATGCCTGGAGCTACTCCACCCCGTTTAATCATGGAAGTTATTTCAACAAATGAAGCTAAAATTACATATATTTCTAAACGGGAAATGTTTGATTATCTCTATGGTTTGATGTTAGGTGCTGCAGATTTTTTTAACGAAAAGTTAGAAATTACTCCTTTGGCTAAAGGACAAGGTACAGTAACCTTTAAGTTGAAATTCGAAAAACCTATTGTATCCCGGAAAACTTATTGGTTAAACAAAATCCTTTCCTTTGGTTTTATTAAATCTGCTGAATTAAAGGGTGCTGTTTTAACAACGGCTATCGCCACAACCCTATTATTTATTATATCGCCTATAGTTCCTGAAAACTTTAGAACTTTAGCAATTATCCCTATTTTGTTGTTGACTACATTCCTATCTTCTAAATTAGTTAACAAACCATTACATAAAATCATTGAAACCATAGATAATATTAAATCCCGGAAGTTTTTCCTCACTACCGAGATTTATACGGATGATCAATATGAAAAGCTCAATTCCAAATTAAATGAGTACAAAAAAACCATGGTAAATGATTTGATTTCTTTTAAAGGGATAACCGATGAAATGGATTCCTTTGGAGAAACCTTTAGTAGAATATCTAAGGAAATGGATCAAACATCATCAGAAATTTCTTCAGTAGTAGAACAGGTGGCTGCTGGGGCTATGAGCCAAGCTGAAGAAACGGAATCATCGGTGTTTATCTTAAATCAAAATATTGAATCATTAAAAGAAATAGTCGCTAAAGAAAATCAAAGTAAGGATTTGTTAGAGGGTGTTGTTAAGGAGATTAATGAAGGCTATA comes from Anaerobranca gottschalkii DSM 13577 and encodes:
- a CDS encoding heme NO-binding domain-containing protein — translated: MKGTLMAAWMNSAKKLYSTEVVEKNMKQANWDKEYIIKPTDDIQEDIPRKIMAGIAKDVGKPLSEVWQAIGKENINSFFKLYPSYFKQQNLFSFLNSMDDIHTIITNKMPGATPPRLIMEVISTNEAKITYISKREMFDYLYGLMLGAADFFNEKLEITPLAKGQGTVTFKLKFEKPIVSRKTYWLNKILSFGFIKSAELKGAVLTTAIATTLLFIISPIVPENFRTLAIIPILLLTTFLSSKLVNKPLHKIIETIDNIKSRKFFLTTEIYTDDQYEKLNSKLNEYKKTMVNDLISFKGITDEMDSFGETFSRISKEMDQTSSEISSVVEQVAAGAMSQAEETESSVFILNQNIESLKEIVAKENQSKDLLEGVVKEINEGYNAVKETTENLQSIIAQFSSLKDNADRLEIKTKDINEVVETVTSIAEQTNLLALNASIEAARAGEHGRGFSVVADEIRKLAEESKRAAASITEDLQSFTISINNIVKDIENQFHILQEESVKLDKVAQSNYQSTQSIRSVTDSIIGMINQLTTETESIAQIYSKIESLAAIAEENSASAQEVSANVSQYTSKIKDMSQNIIEFKKLTEQFKEDLDSYQI